The nucleotide sequence GCAAGTTGCCGTGGCAACGCACAGGAGGGGGGCCAACAGACACGACTgggccttggagaagctgcttacatattaggcatcaagatctatagggatagatcgagacgcctcataggtctttcacaaagtacataccttgataagattttaaagaagttcaaaatggatcagtccaagaaagggttcttgcctgtactgcaaggtgtgagattgagctcggctcaatgcccgaccacggcaaaagataaagaagagatgagcgtcatcccctatgcctcagccataggatctattatgtatgccatgctgtgtaccagacctgatgtaaaccttgccgtaagtttggtaggaaggtaccaaagtaatcccggcaaggaacactggacagcggtcaagaatatcctgaagtacctgaaaaggacaaaggacatgtttctcgtttatggaggtgacaaagcgctcgtcgtaaagggttacgtcgacgctagcttcgacacagatctggatgactctaagtcacaaaccggatacgtgtatatgttgaatggtggagcagtaagctggtgcagctgcaagcagagcgtcgtggcgggatctacatgtgaagcggagtacatcgcagtctcggaggcagcgcatgaagcaatttgggtgaaggagttcatcaccccaatgcgtcggggccgatcaaactcttctgtgacaacactggagctattgcccttgccaaggagcccaggtttcacaagaagaccaggcacatcaagcgtcgcttcaactccatccgtgaaaatgttcaagatggagacatagatatttgcaaagtacatacggatctgaatgtcgcagatccattgagtaaacctctctcgcgagcaaaacatgatcaacaccagaactctatgggtgttcgattcatcacaatgtaactagattattgactctagtgcaagtgggagactgttggaaatatgtcctagacgcaataataaaaggattattattatatttccttgttcatgataattgtcttttattcatgctataatggtattatccggaaatcgtaatacacgtgtgaatacatagaccacaatacgtccctagtaagcctctagttgactagctcattggtcaatagatagtcatggtttcctgactatggacattagatgtcattgacaacgggatcacatcattaggagaatgatgtgatggacaagacccaatcctaagcatagcacaagatcgtgtagtttgttttgctaaagcttttccaatgtcaagtatctcttccttagaccatgagatcgtgtaactctcggataccgtaggagtgctttgggtgtaccaaacgtcacaacgtagctgggtgactataaaggtgcactacaggtatctccgatagtgtctgttgagttgacacggatcgagactgggatttgtcactccggataacggagagctatcactgggcccactcagtagtgcatcatcataatgagctcaaagtgaccaagtgtctggtcacgggatcatgcattatggtatgagtaaagtgacttgccggtaacgagactgaacgaggtattgggataccacgatcaagtctcgggcaagtaacataccgtctgacaaagggaatagtatacagggttgtttgaatcctcgatgttgtggttcatccgatgagatcatcgaggagcatgtgggagccaacatgggtatccagatcccgctattggttattgaccggagagccgtctcggtcatgtctgcatgtctcccgaacccgtagggtcttcacacttaaggttcggtgacgctagggttataaggaagacttgtatgtgattaccaaatgtttttcggagtcccggatgagatcccggacgtcacgaggagttccggaagggtccagaggtgaagatttatatatgggaagttgtcatacggacaccggaaagtttcggggacatatcggtattgtaccggggccaccggaagggttccgggggtccaccgggaggggccacccctcttggtgggccacatcggccgcgtggggcagggcaccagcccctggagggctgggcgcccccccccccttgggcccatgcgcctagggttgggggNNNNNNNNNNNNNNNNNNNNNNNNNNNNNNNNNNNNNNNNNNNNNNNNNNNNNNNNNNNNNNNNNNNNNNNNNNNNNNNNNNNNNNNNNNNNNNNNNNNNNNNNNNNNNNNNNNNNNNNNNNNNNNNNNNNNNNNNNNNNNNNNNNNNNNNNNNNNNNNNNNNNNNNNNNNNNNNNNNNNNNNNNNNNNNNNNNNNNNNNNNNNNNNNNNNNNNNNNNNNNNNNNNNccggcccccttcccccttcccctataaatagaggggcgaggggagggctgaacacctgatccaaggcgcagcccctcccctccccaacacctctcctcctccgttgagcgcttggcgaagccttgtcggagtactgcctctccatcatcatcacgccgtcgtgctactgctggagccttcttactcaacctctcctttccccttgctggatcaagaaggaggagacgtcatccgtaccgtacgtgtgttgaacgcggaggtgctgtccgttcagcacttggtcatcggtgatctgaatcacggtgagtacgactccatcatcaccgttccctcgaacgcttccgtacgcgatctacaagtggtatgtagatgcaatctctctcccatgactcgttgcttagatgaactcatagatggatcttggtgaaaccgtaggaaaaaattttaattttctgcaacgttccccaacatggagtTGCGGCCCCGGGCCCCGCGACCCTTCTGCTTGCGGCCGCCGGAGGGCGCAGGCGCGCGTGGCGGGGCAGGAGCGGAGGCGTGCGGCCCCGGCTAAGTTGGGGAAGAACCGTGGCCGGTGGCGATGCCAACGTGAAGAGCGGCGTGAGTGGCCTGCCGGGCGGAGTGGCGGAGGCGCTTCTCCTCCATGCGAAGGTACGTGAGCGCCTTCGCGTATGTCGGCATGACGAGGGAGAGGTTGGTGGCGGACTGGCCGAGGTCGGGATGGAGGCCCCGAAGGAGGTTGGTGAGGAGGACGGAGTCGTCGATGTTCATGCCGACATCGCGCAGCTCGTCGGCGAGAACTTTCAGCCGCGTGCAGTACTCATCGATCGAAAGATCATTTTGTTGCATAGTGAAGAATTCACCTTGGTGGAAGACACGGCGTTGCAGCTGATTGTCGAGGAAGAGATCGCACAGCCGTGTCCACATGGCGTACGCTGAGGGGTCACGGACGTTCACCATGTTGAAGAGGCCCGGAGAGATGGTGAGGAAGAGCCACTTGACGATGCAGGCGTCCacggcaagccactcgtcgtcgtCCTTCATGTCGCGGAGGTCCATGCTCCCATCGACGTGCTCGATGAGACGGTAGGAGCGGAACAAGAGCGCAAAGTAGGTGCTCCATGCGTTGTAGGACGGAGAGTCGAGGTCGAGGGTGACAGGCACATGATCCTTGATGTGGAGCTCATTGAGATGATCCAAGGTGAACATGGCACCGACAAAGGAGCCGTCGTCAGAGGGGTCGGCCTTGGATCGAGACATTGCGGGGTTAGGGTTTTGGNNNNNNNNNNNNNNNNNNNNNNNNNNNNNNNNNNNNNNNNNNNNNNNNNNNNNNNNNNNNNNNNNNNNNNNNNNNNNNNNNNNNNNNNNNNNNNNNNNNNNNNNNNNNNNNNNNNNNNNNNNNNNNNNNNNNNNNNNNNNNNNNNNNNNNNNNNNNNNNNNNNNNNNNNNNNNNNNNNNNNNNNNNNNNNNNNNNNNNNNNNNNNNNNNNNNNNNNNNNNNNNNNNNNNNNNNNNNNNNNNNNNNNNNNNNNNNNNNNNNNNNNNNNNNNNNNNNNNNNNNNNNNNNNNNNNNNNNNNNNNNNNNNNNNNNNNNNNNNNNNNNNNNNNNNNNNNNNNNNNNNNNNNNAAGCGGCGGCCGCGTGGGAGGGGAGGAAGGGTAGCGGCTGCGAGGAGAAGCAGCGGCTGGTTTAGGGTTAGGGAGGGGTGCGGCGGCTGCTACGggagaggagcggcggcggcggcggggttgggtGAGTTGGGGTGGCGGCCTAGGGTttgaggaggcgcggcggcggcggctcgaggcAGAAGCGATTAGGATCGTAGGGTAAACTGATACTATGTAGAAACGTATAGGATGCAACTCATTGTATTCCATGATTAGGTTACAATATATATACGGGATGTCTTGCGTGACAAAGTGACAAGGTAACTAATCCTACCATATCTTTAGGAGTTAGCTATACAAGGCTAGAGAAGATAAGACTAGCAATACAAGATATGTCACGTTCAACAGTCAGGGGCGCCACGTGTGGCTTGTTCAACCATGATCCGGGATGTATTCCATACTCTATGGCATTTCATCAATAAAACTTAGCTTTACCCTTAAAAAAGTAGCTCCGCCAATGATTTAAAAAAAAGGCTTCGGCAATGGATGAGACTCCTCTCCTCTGCCCAGAGTCCAGAGAGACACGAGGCGTACGGGCTTGAACTTCCTGTCCGGCACGTATCCATGTCGGCACGAGTCGTGCCGATATGGACACCTACGACACGTCTGCGCGATGTTGCTACGTGATTAcgggagcaagaaaaggaaaaGCTCGAATAGATCGATCTATCGATTCATCTCCGACTATATTCAGCAATGGCGGCGATCCGATGTGCTGCTGCTGGCATCGCGCTCCTCCGACGAGCAGCAGCCGGCGGCGAGCGGGCAGCGCTGCAGAAGATCTTCCCCTCGCTGCGACCTCGGGGGATTCACAGCCTCCTCGATCGGACTCCCAGCGCCGGCGCCCTGTCGTCGCCGATGTCGTTAATAGGTCCAGCTCGCTGCGGCGCCTCATCCAACAGATACATGAGTACCGGCCGCTTACAGGTGATTAATTTCGTATTCATGTATCTCTCCTGAATCTATACCCAAATAGAATATATATGCGTGTCTAGCTCTGTAAAGTCCAACATATGTGAGCAAAATATTACCTAGTCACTTGGTCGTATCTAACTCCTACACACTGCTTGATTAACCAAACAAACAAAGAAAACGAGAAAATAAAATCCCTACGAATCTCTTATATATACAACTTGTTTTAGATCTAGtgatgttttccttttcttttttgtggGGAAACATCTAGTAAAACTATAGTTATACACTATGTAGCTATTAATCATTGTATTGATCGTGTTTCAGCAGAAGGGCGGACACAGTGCGCCAACTTATCAGGAGCCCAGTGCCAAGCTTCTCTGTCTGCTAACGCTCACGGCATCATTGATGCATGATGCGTGGGATTCTTACGATGGGTTTGCATGCCGTTTCGGCGAGTTTTCAACGTGCGAGTTCTCGTTGCCGCAGATTTCCCAATTCCCAACAGCTGCTTGGTCGGTACTGGACAAGACCCGTGACTCCATGCTGGAAAGAGAGCCCCCAAGTTCAACCTGAGGAAAGATTTTGACATTTGTCATACTAGTAATTTGTCCACGGACTTTTACACAACTAATGTAAAGGCACTTAGCTCAGAAAACTCTGTGTGTGCTGAGTGCATTTGCTTCCTTTTCAAAAAATAACTTCAATTTTCCTTAAAAAATAGCTGACGTTCGAATGAATCAAGGTCGTTTATGTAGAAATTGTAGGATGGCTAGAATATTTTGTTGTTGTATGTTGTATTGACACACATATGTTGTATTGACCTTGACTCTCatatggggtatatataggaaCCACATGGTCTTTGTGGTAAGCTAcctaaaagaaaaagagaaaagggtaTATATAGGAGTATAATGTGGGGAGTGGATTAGGGTACAAGACAAGTCATTGTTGGTTTAAACcaaatctatctctatctctcctaAACCCTAACTAATATGTTTATacttctaacattccccctcagtcgtagTGTGAGTTAAACAGACGATGCAACTGAATTTGAAGTCTTGTGCTTATGTCGTTTTCTTCGTTGTGCCATCATCAACTGCGCCACTGCGCCCCCTTCTGGTAACTTCCCTGTCTCCCCTATATTACCTCCTACAATCACAACGAGAGTGGTGTGGATGGTCACATCAGGAGTGGCATGGACATTGGTGACGAGCGGACGTTGTTGGTTGGAATTGTTGCTGATGTGTTGTTGTAGACGTAGTCGTGTGATCGACGTCGGTTTTGTTGACCGGGATGTAACCGTGGTAGGCATAAAATTCTTCATAGTTAGTGTAGCCGCAATCGCCGAAGTCACAAAAAATTGCGCGATGCTTATGACGGAGCTGTGATCGTGTATTCGCGTTTTGCACCTAGAGAGGTACCGTCGGGGGCGACGTTTTGCACCTTGAGAGGCACCGTTTTGCACCTGGAGAGGTACCTTCCAGTTGTTATTCTATTAAATTAAGTGTTTGCGGGCTGATGTGTCTAGGAACATAACGCAAAGAGCATGCATCTGTTCTTTTTTTTTACACGCGTGCATTATCAAAATATAAGACTTTGTTTTTAGACGCGATGTTTATGACGGAGCTGTAATCGTGTAGTCGCGTTTTGCACCTGGAGAGGTACCGTCAGGGGCGATGTTTTGTACCTTGAGAGGCACCGTTGCGGGTACCTCTCCAGAACCTCCTTGCAATAAATTAGTTTTTAGACAACTAAATCACCATGCttcaaaaaaaaatgttgcatTCTATTTCGTAATAAAAACCTAACTATTACACTATGGCTCGCCTTGTTCCATTGTGTATCATAATGTTACATTGTCTGCCGATGTGTATCAAATTGATTCTTCTTAATTTTACATTGTTTCACTTTGTTTCACCATGTTTCCGAACATGAATTTTCAAACTCGTTAAAATATATTCAAAAGTGATCTCATTTAAAGTTCTCGCTGTCATAAACACAAATATGCAAACGGGTCATAAATTGTACTTTTGATTCAAAAGATAAAGTAGatattttttttgcgagaaaatttccgatctattcatcttcaatcatggcagtacaacgaatatcaGAAATAATAGAAATtgcatccagatccgtagaccacctagcgacaactaccagcactgaagcgagccgaaggcgcgccgccgtcatcgcccctccgtcgtcggagtcgggcacaacttattgtagtagacagtcgggaagtcatcgtgctaaggccccgtaggaccagcacaccagaacaacaaccgccgcagatgaagaataacatagatcagaaaaatccaatctgaagacacacgaacgtagacgaacaacgacgagatccgagcaaatccaccaaagatagatccgccggagacacacctccacacgcccaccaacgatgctagacacaTCGCCGGAACAGGGGCTAGgcagggagacctttattccatcttcagggagccgccgccgtctcgtcttcctgaacaagacacaaaccctagcaaaactgaaagaaacgattaaaaacggagccctcccgccgacccttgccgagatccactgcgcccccatggccctaaggccatcgGAGAGGAGGCGGACCTGCAAGATAAAGTAGATTTTAACTTGGAAATACAATGAACGGGTATGGGATGATGAGCCTAGCCGGGACAGTGTGCTTCCATGTGTCAGAAAAAGATGTAGCAACTACCAGCAGCATCAAACCATAATGCATGACATCGGATATACAAGAAAAATCAACGGCTCTCCCATGCACGAAACCTCCCGTGCATGGGAGAATTTCTTTTCTCATACATCAACCACAAGAACGTACAAACACAGGGAGCAAGACAATGAGCAAGGTTATGAAGTACAACACCCATTGATGGCCTATCTATGCTACAATGAGCAACCAATTTCTCGGCTAGCTTTAAAAATATTCTGAAGCGGTCGGTGGGGATTTCGTCCTTAACACAGCGGTCAACAATCTCTTCGGGTTaacctttcttttttttttcaaaaagaaggATAACCCCGACCTCTGCATCAATACCTTTCTCTTGGCAAGATTTTTTTTAAACACAATACGGACGCAAgcactcatacatacgcgcatacactcacacatatgaatgcacacatgcacattttacccctatgagcacctttgagagactgagccggcatatcatctcgagatttacgaagtcaacgtaggcgcctcgtcgtcgatgggaacatctcctcccacagaAAGTGCATCGCTagaaatcttgaaataaatccaacaataatgcgagcatcaggacttgaaccctaatgggttggggataccactgtccctcttatcatccaaccacaggttggtttgcCTTTCTCTTGTCAAGATGATAGCACTCTATCCCGCAAGTGCACTTGCTCGTCGACGAGCTTGGTGTTTATCACAGGGCGCGCACATAGGATCTCAAACAAACATGACTTTGAAGTAGAACACATCTGATTTTTTGGTGAGACGCCCTCACAGGAAGTACTCGGGATCAAAATATCCAAATGTGCCTTTCACGGTGGTGCTTGATGAGGTCACCTACTACAGGCAGGGTCAAGGACCTATCACATCATCATTGGTAGGTCTCTGAACCACATGAGATTTCGGATGCGTATAACAGGAAGTCCACAGGGACACCTTGATGGCACTCGGACGCCCACTCCTCAGTCGACACGACCACCATCACTCAGACAAGGGAGGTGAAAGGACAACATGAGAGCTGCAACGGTTGAGTAGTTTTAAGCCATTGTTTAAGTACAGTCATAACTACTGTTACCTGTAACTTCCGTAGTTGTGACTATTTACATCAGTAACTGCCGTAGTTATGGGCATTAACCACACTAGCGTCATTGGAGTGAAGGAGGCTGCGGCGCACTCCATATAAgccatcctcctcctcctgagTAAGGGTTAANNNNNNNNNNNNNNNNNNNNNNNNNNNNNNNNNNNNNNNNNNNNNNNNNNNNNNNNNNNNNNNNNNNNNNNNNNNNNNNNNNNNNNNNNNNNNNNNNNNNNNNNNNNNNNNNNNNNNNNNNNNNNNNNNNNNNNNNNNNNNNNNNNNNNNNNNNNNNNNNNNNNNNNNNNNNNNNNNNNNNNNNNNNNNNNNNNNNNNNNNNNNNNNNNNNNNNNNNNNNNNNNNNAAGTCTCAAGGCAcgagatgtagggttgttacctcctTCGAGAGGCGTCCGAACTCGTAAACACCAAATGTTACACCTGCGTTGTAGCTAGGTTTTGCCCCTCTTTCATACCCCTAATACTCTTTGTCAGGATCATAATCCCAACAGTTCTCGCCCATCGTGGGGCTGCGCATCTAGCAATCTTACATTGCATGTGGaatttcatcatcgtcatcaccaagttAGTCGGTGGTGAAACCTGTTTCAGAGCATCCAGCTTCATTGTTGACAAATAAGCGTGGCTTCGTGAGGCTCTGCTAGACGTGGAGGTGCTGCCCATCCGTGACGCCGGCGCACTTGTGTGCATCCTTATTCGGGGTCCTTCTCCGACAGCCATCGGTTCCCTACGGAGTGGCTCCTACCAGTCCAGTTTTGGGAATCTTTTTCGCACAGGCTTTAACTTCCTGTCCGGCACGTGTCCATATCGGTACAAATTACCAATGCGCTTGTGTTGATATAGgctctgtttggttcataagtcctaggactttttctagtcccaactaaaaagtccctagtccctaagaAGCCCCTCTCTGTTTGTTTCCCGggactaaaaagtctctagtccctcCCTAAAGGTTATTAAATGATCATGTTACCCCTACTATAtaaaaaataacaaccaaacaacaccatgcggcggcggggcaatgggtgcagggaggggcattgttgaaaaagtcccaaaaagactctccttgagagtcttcttcatttagtcctaAAAAGCAACATTTAGTCCCTAATaatccctcctgtttggttaaaaagtctttaaaagggactttttctagtccctacatcaaaaagtctctggaaacaaacacccccataGATACCTACGACACGTCTGCGCGATTACGGGAGCAGGAAAAGGAAAAGCCCTAACAGATCGATCTATCGATTCACCTCCGACTAAATTCAGCAATGGCGGCGATCCGATGTGCTGCTGCTGGCATCGCGCTCCTCCGGCGAGCAGCGGCCGGCGGCCAGCGGGGACCGCTCCAGCAGATCATCTCCTCGCTGCGGCCTCGGGGGATTCACAGCCTGCTCGACCGCCCCCTCGGCGCCGGCGCCCTGCCCTCGCCGACGCCGTCCATGGGACCAGCTCGCTGCGTCGTCCCGTCCAACAGATACATGAGCACCAGCCTCCTCCAGGTGATTAATTTCCTAGTATCCACGTATCTCTCATCAACCTATACCCAACGTAAACATGTATATGCCTCTGCAGAGCAAAATATTACGTAGTCACTATATATATGGTCCTCTTTATTTTTTACATCTAGTAATGTTATACACTAGCTGTCAATCGTTGTAAAGTTCAAAGAAAAAGCTACTCCAACTCCAAGCAGAGTATTTTTTACATCTATTAGTTGTATTGATCATGCATGTTTCAGCCGAAGGGACGCAGTGCGGCAACGAAGGAGCCTAGCGCCAAGGTTGCATGGTAAAGTGCAAAGACAACTATTACCAACCCTAGCAAGCTAGCTGCATGCACGTGTGCTCATTACTTGTATGTGCAATGCAGGTATAGACGGATGTGGCGGCCTCGTGAGACCGAAGGTGAAGGGGGCGAGTTCAGGCTCTGTGTGCTAACGCTCACGGCAACATTGATGTATGATGCTTGGGATTCTTACGATGAGTTTGAAAGCCGTTTCGGCGAATTTTCGAAGTGCGAGTTTTCGCGGGAGCATATTTCCCAATTCCCAACAGCTGCTTGGTCGGTACTGGACAAGACCCGTGACTCCATGCTGGAAAGAAAGCCCCCAAGTTCAGCCTGAGGAAACACTTTGACACTTGTCATACTACTAGTAATTTTTTTGTACATGCTTTGGAGGACTTCAGATTGATATATATGTCCACAGACTTTTACACAAAAATGTAAAGGCCCTTAGATCAGAAAACTCTGTGTGTGCTGAGTGCATATGCTTCCTTTTCAAAAAATAACTTCCACTTTTCCTATTTTTTTTAAATAGCTTACATTCAAATGAATCAAGGTTGTTTACATAGAAATTGTAGGATGGCTAGAATATTGTGTTGTTGTATGTTGTGTTGATCTGATCCTCATATGCAGGCCTGGTCCTGAGGGGGGCGAACGGGGgaccgccccgggcccccgatGCCACAGGGGCCCCCGATCAGATGTGTGTTGTGTACTGGGGGTTTGACCAGCGGGCGGATTGACATAGGGCGGCCCGATAAAACAGATTGCGCAGGCAACGCGTATCTCGTTCCGCGTTTGCCATGCCGAGATCCCCTCCTGGTGTGACAGCAGAATTGATCCGAGGATCTCATGTGATTTGGCCACCATCTTCTCTCAAAATTTTCTCATAGCCCACCCCATGCCCTCCCCTCCCTGGAACCCCTCAAGCACTCCGATTTCTCTTGCAGCTCTAACCAATCGCCAATCAGAAGGTTATGTGCAGCACGTACGTGCTTAAGGATTAGACTACAGCCCAACCCCGGCATACTCAGTTCAGAAAGAGATGGTATTGAGATTTGGAACTTGTGAGTCCGCTTTGATAAACTGATGCTAGGTAAGATTTGATTGAATTGATTCCATATACTAATTTTCTGATTCTGTAAATTTTAGCACGGCATGCCGTCCAATACATATGCATCCGGTgaggaaaagaaaaacaaaggaacAAGCAGATGAGTTTATATAGTTACAGAAAGGATCGATTGATAACTCTTTTTAAGAGTAATATGAGGAGTTGAAGAAATCAAGGCATGACATTTGTTCTGACCGATCTACTAGTCTTAATCCAGAAGACAAGGGCACAAGGGCAACAAACAGATGGAAACAATGTAAGTGATTATGAGCACATATTTAATTCATCTTGTATAGAATTTGCTAGTTTAGACACAAAATCAACTTTTGTTATGGATATCTATGATCCAAAAAATTGGGATAGCGTAATAATTAACAAAGATATGGAAATAATAGTGGAGAAGGCGCCCATAATAGAAGTAGATAGAGTTAGGTTTTTTTAACTGAGCTAGTATGTGGAAATTATTTGATATAAAAAAATGTGTTCAGTGGACTTTATATATTTATTGGGAACATTTGATATAAACATATATTAATTACTATTTTCATATTTATATTGAGAGGCCCCCAGTTATAGTTTCGCCCAGGGCCCCCGAAATCTCAGGATCGGCCCTGCTCATATGGGGCATATAGAGAAGTACAACAAGAAAAAGGATTGGATTACATCACAAGTAATTATTGGTTTAAACcaaatctatctctatctctcctaATCCCTAACTAATACATTTATACTACCAACAGTTTATAGTATCAAAGTTTCGTGAAAGATGCAACTCATTTGCGAGCCAGAAAAAATAACAAACCCAAACTTTTTTCTTTCAAAATCTGAAAATGCTACCCTAGCTCCCCATTTTTGTTTGTCATCCAGACCTGAAAATCAATCTTTCAAAAACAACTTAGACATGCATGACTCACTCCAATATATACAcatttgattattattttttgTCTTTGAAACATTTCAAGTCAGTTTTAGAATACTATGAAACAAagggaacatatatatatatgtgctcaCCTGGAGCACATAATTAGCATTTCCCTTGGTGGTATAAATCGGAATCCGAATTCAGGACATGAACTCAGATCACAGTGTATGCCATAAAATTATTTTTATATACACCATGTTGCAATCCCTTCCCATCCAACTTAGTGCGATAGAAAGCTAAAGTCTTTGGATTCTTATACACA is from Triticum aestivum cultivar Chinese Spring chromosome 1B, IWGSC CS RefSeq v2.1, whole genome shotgun sequence and encodes:
- the LOC123101293 gene encoding uncharacterized protein isoform X2 → MAAIRCAAAGIALLRRAAAGGERAALQKIFPSLRPRGIHSLLDRTPSAGALSSPMSLIGPARCGASSNRYMSTGRLQKGGHSAPTYQEPSAKLLCLLTLTASLMHDAWDSYDGFACRFGEFSTCEFSLPQISQFPTAAWSVLDKTRDSMLEREPPSST
- the LOC123101293 gene encoding uncharacterized protein isoform X1, with translation MAAIRCAAAGIALLRRAAAGGERAALQKIFPSLRPRGIHSLLDRTPSAGALSSPMSLIGPARCGASSNRYMSTGRLQQKGGHSAPTYQEPSAKLLCLLTLTASLMHDAWDSYDGFACRFGEFSTCEFSLPQISQFPTAAWSVLDKTRDSMLEREPPSST
- the LOC123101309 gene encoding uncharacterized protein; this encodes MAAIRCAAAGIALLRRAAAGGQRGPLQQIISSLRPRGIHSLLDRPLGAGALPSPTPSMGPARCVVPSNRYMSTSLLQPKGRSAATKEPSAKVAWYRRMWRPRETEGEGGEFRLCVLTLTATLMYDAWDSYDEFESRFGEFSKCEFSREHISQFPTAAWSVLDKTRDSMLERKPPSSA